Part of the Actinomycetota bacterium genome, TGGTCGAGACCGCCGGTGACGCTGCGCTCATGCGAGTCATGCTCGGTGGCGATCGAGTCAACTACGACGGTGCTCACTTCCGGGTCGTGGATGCCCCGGTGCTGCCGGCTCCGATACGAGAACGGATGCCGATCTGGACACGGGCACTTGGCCTGGCGGCCGGCGTCGACGGGTGGTTGGCGACGTGCGCCGGGGAGTACGAGGCGCTGGTCGAAACGGTCGACCAGGCGTGTCGTGACGCCGGAAGGGACCCCGCGCTGCTGCGACGAGCCGTATTGATCGATGGCCGAGGCGAGGGGATCACCGCCACCATGGTCGCGTTGACGTCGGGCGAGCTTGCTCGGCGGCTACGGGGCGTCGACGAGGTCGTTCTCCGACTGGATCGGGAGTCTTGGCGAGCCGCCGGTAAGGTCGTCGCCGAGATGAAGTAGGATCAGCTTCTGATACGGAAGGTGAAACATGTTCGGAGGAAGAGTCGGCGGGCCTGAGTTGATCATCATCCTCGTTGTCCTATTGCTCCTCTTTGGAGCCCGCAAACTACCGGATCTCGCTCGTTCGCTCGGTGCCTCCGCCAAGGAGTTCCGCCGGGGTCTCGACGAGGGTGCGTCGGATAAGCCCGAGGACAACTCCGGCGAAGATTCCTAGACCTCTGAGGAGGTCTTGAAGGAGTGGATGGTTTGGGCCGTCCGCTCCTTCGTCGTTTACAGGTGCTCCAGGGCGGTGTCGTAGTCGGCGATGTCCCGAGTGATGCCAAGGCCGGCGGAGGCAACGATCTCTCGAACGATCCCATCGGCATCGAGAACGTAGGTGGTGCGAGTGGCACACCCGAGATTCTCGTCGAAGCATCCATATGCGTTCGCCACGGCACCGTGTGGCCAGAAATCCGAGA contains:
- the tatA gene encoding twin-arginine translocase TatA/TatE family subunit; its protein translation is MFGGRVGGPELIIILVVLLLLFGARKLPDLARSLGASAKEFRRGLDEGASDKPEDNSGEDS
- a CDS encoding LLM class flavin-dependent oxidoreductase: MRFGVAVSGAPDPAFPEEMATLERAGFASLWFGLDETDWDPIVLASAASKATTGTELVVALDAPTPVTAKSVASLDALNGGRSRVLVETAGDAALMRVMLGGDRVNYDGAHFRVVDAPVLPAPIRERMPIWTRALGLAAGVDGWLATCAGEYEALVETVDQACRDAGRDPALLRRAVLIDGRGEGITATMVALTSGELARRLRGVDEVVLRLDRESWRAAGKVVAEMK